A single Penaeus vannamei isolate JL-2024 chromosome 22, ASM4276789v1, whole genome shotgun sequence DNA region contains:
- the LOC138865761 gene encoding uncharacterized protein, producing MRKRPFVLDESSRSEVTLQDILIVTVVVGAVAKPQVYHLTPPSGPSFLTQRCSNGQVLHVDGRCVTPRVNRRVFLYDVPRTPTPTGPPPFIPAPTVETNLLFIRTPEGGQGPDPIIVPPPHQEHVVYILNKQSEDGQKVIEVPAPPPSDPEVYFVNYAEGENPTLPSGVDLQTALNAASAGSGQVVGSSKGFGNGGVNGGFGSSSGFGCSNGFGNGHDFGSKNGLESINGFGSSSGFGTSGSPGSSSGFGVNVDFVGRSGFGSGNIFRNIGCFGIAGGAEISSLSENGHASTLPSLYTPP from the exons ATGAGGAAAAGACCTTTTGTTTTAGATGAATCAAGCCGCTCCGAAGTAACACTTCAAGATA TCCTGATCGTCACCGTGGTAGTTGGTGCTGTTGCGAAGCCCCAGGTTTACCATTTGACTCCGCCTTCCGGACCATCTTTTCTAACACAAAGATGTAGCAACGGACAGGTGTTACATGTGGACGGTAGATGCGTAACTCCAAGAGTCAACCGTCGTGTGTTCTTGTATGATGTACCAAGAACTCCCACGCCAACAGGTCCTCCACCTTTCATCCCTGCACCAACAGTGGAGACTAACCTGTTGTTCATCCGAACTCCCGAAGGAGGACAAGGGCCAGATCCAATCATTGTACCTCCTCCCCATCAGGAGCACGTCGTGTACATCCTCAATAAACAGTCGGAAGATGGACAAAAGGTGATCGAAGTTCCAGCACCGCCACCTTCTGATCCCGAAGTGTACTTCGTCAACTACGCTGAAGGAGAGAATCCAACTCTTCCAAGCGGCGTGGATCTGCAGACTGCCTTGAATGCGGCTTCGGCTGGCAGTGGTCAGGTGGTTGGGAGTTCTAAAGGCTTCGGCAACGGTGGGGTAAATGGTGGTTTTGGAAGCAGCAGTGGTTTCGGATGCAGTAATGGTTTTGGAAACGGCCATGATTTCGGAAGTAAAAATGGCTTAGAAAGCATCAATGGCTTCGGAAGTAGCAGTGGTTTTGGAACTAGTGGTAGTCCTGGAAGCAGCAGTGGTTTTGGCGTCAACGTTGATTTCGTAGGTAGAAGTGGTTTCGGAAGTGGCAATATTTTTAGAAACATTGGTTGTTTCGGAATTGCCGGTGGTGCTGAAATCAGCAGCCTTTCAGAAAATGGTCACGCATCAACACTACCCAGTCTGTACACACCACCCTAA